A section of the Hirschia baltica ATCC 49814 genome encodes:
- a CDS encoding MATE family efflux transporter, producing MSTLTKSKLPEWAQPDQVVDLMKLAFPVALSRLSLPIMSVTDAVVLGRMAQLEVPYITIAWLLLSIGMAAGMGVLQGVQVFTAELNASGHYRDTGRVFRRGMWVGCSIGLVSMLAIIMWSRPMYDLLGLQAEVVQGASSAATILAYGMIAHMLVFGATMYLEALRKPVWVTIITYLGVGANVLFDLALVAGWWGFDPMGADGVAWATTGSRAFTAVFLLILVFVYTPGFKKSKPAPKGEFLRQNTVGIGGAIANMAEFATFNLTFVIATLASTMTGMIYSLAIQPIFFSFMLFVGIATATSVRVAESFGRGDAIGVKNASRLGVFAAVLAGVVVTTIIYVLQMPLAIGMASSEEAVTLGTIELLAPVIGVAAFVVMFDGLQVVASSALRAQEKVWIPAAIHIGAYLTVMLPLVYWFTLIKGYGAVGAMSGVAIGSLVVGICQVIFLEWKTARNS from the coding sequence ATGTCGACTTTAACTAAAAGTAAATTACCCGAATGGGCGCAACCAGATCAAGTTGTTGATCTGATGAAATTGGCGTTTCCAGTCGCTTTGTCGCGTCTTTCTCTTCCCATAATGTCTGTGACTGATGCGGTTGTTCTTGGTCGAATGGCGCAGCTAGAAGTGCCATATATTACCATCGCTTGGTTATTGTTGAGTATTGGTATGGCCGCCGGTATGGGCGTTTTGCAAGGTGTGCAGGTATTCACGGCTGAACTAAATGCATCTGGCCATTATCGTGATACAGGGCGGGTGTTTCGGCGTGGGATGTGGGTAGGCTGCTCTATAGGCCTTGTCAGCATGCTGGCTATTATTATGTGGTCTCGTCCAATGTATGATCTGTTGGGCTTACAAGCCGAAGTGGTTCAAGGGGCCTCCTCAGCAGCGACAATATTGGCATACGGCATGATTGCTCACATGCTGGTGTTCGGCGCGACAATGTATTTGGAAGCATTGAGGAAACCTGTTTGGGTAACGATAATCACCTATTTGGGGGTGGGTGCTAACGTATTGTTTGATTTAGCTTTAGTTGCTGGTTGGTGGGGTTTTGACCCAATGGGAGCAGACGGCGTTGCTTGGGCAACGACTGGCTCTCGTGCATTTACGGCGGTCTTCTTATTGATCTTGGTTTTTGTTTATACGCCGGGGTTTAAAAAGTCGAAACCTGCTCCAAAAGGAGAATTTCTGAGACAAAATACTGTCGGCATTGGAGGCGCAATCGCGAATATGGCCGAGTTTGCAACGTTTAATCTAACATTCGTTATTGCGACTTTGGCGAGCACAATGACAGGCATGATTTATTCACTCGCTATTCAGCCGATATTTTTCAGTTTCATGCTCTTTGTAGGGATTGCCACGGCTACGTCTGTGCGTGTTGCTGAAAGTTTTGGGCGCGGCGATGCAATTGGTGTAAAGAATGCCTCACGCCTAGGTGTATTCGCCGCTGTGTTGGCGGGTGTTGTTGTGACGACAATTATATATGTTTTGCAGATGCCTTTAGCGATAGGTATGGCTAGCAGTGAGGAAGCTGTGACTCTAGGTACAATAGAGTTGCTAGCGCCTGTTATCGGAGTGGCGGCTTTTGTGGTGATGTTTGATGGGTTACAGGTGGTTGCGTCTTCAGCACTTAGAGCGCAGGAAAAAGTTTGGATACCTGCGGCAATCCACATAGGTGCCTATCTAACGGTCATGTTGCCATTGGTGTATTGGTTCACTTTGATCAAAGGATATGGCGCTGTGGGTGCTATGTCAGGTGTTGCAATAGGTTCGCTCGTTGTCGGTATTTGTCAGGTTATTTTCTTAGAATGGAAAACGGCGCGCAACTCGTGA
- a CDS encoding molybdopterin-guanine dinucleotide biosynthesis protein A — MSRLFDSFIMVNWSATSKPTTGKDSIWIGALVPDARLRLTFRASNPATREIAYQQLQELLTRLTNRGDRVFLGFGFPLGFPEGTSKKLGLKGDKPWESMRDFLKKEMKDKPDNTNNRFALAARMNRLISDGPFPFWGCPKRDELTTLSVKKPREHESGDMKEYRRTEAELTKQKLARPQPIWKIAYAGAVGGQVMTGLPVIHKLRADFDSLRIWPFELPLEPLIEENLEGISIVVAEVFPSMLEQKNAETEIRDEAQVRIMAEYIANLDEKDRIAALFEGPKKGSKAAQTAISSEEGWIFGV, encoded by the coding sequence ATGTCACGCCTGTTTGATAGCTTCATCATGGTTAATTGGAGCGCAACTTCTAAACCAACCACAGGCAAAGACTCCATCTGGATTGGTGCACTTGTACCAGACGCACGCCTACGCTTAACTTTTCGTGCTTCAAATCCCGCCACGCGCGAAATAGCATATCAGCAACTTCAAGAATTACTGACGCGCCTTACAAACAGAGGTGATCGAGTATTCCTTGGGTTTGGCTTCCCACTCGGATTTCCGGAAGGCACATCTAAAAAACTAGGCCTCAAAGGTGACAAGCCTTGGGAAAGCATGCGTGATTTCTTAAAAAAAGAAATGAAAGATAAGCCGGACAACACAAATAATAGATTCGCGTTAGCAGCGCGTATGAACCGCCTCATCTCAGACGGCCCCTTTCCTTTTTGGGGTTGCCCAAAGAGAGATGAACTAACAACTCTCTCTGTAAAAAAACCTCGTGAGCACGAAAGTGGCGATATGAAAGAATATCGCCGCACTGAAGCAGAACTCACAAAACAAAAACTAGCGCGTCCACAACCGATTTGGAAAATCGCATATGCTGGAGCCGTAGGCGGCCAGGTTATGACGGGCCTTCCTGTCATCCATAAACTTCGTGCTGATTTTGATAGCCTCCGTATATGGCCGTTTGAACTACCTTTAGAGCCTTTGATAGAAGAAAACCTAGAGGGAATATCAATCGTTGTCGCAGAAGTTTTCCCGTCAATGCTTGAGCAAAAGAATGCCGAAACTGAGATTCGAGACGAAGCTCAAGTACGAATCATGGCCGAATATATTGCGAATCTAGACGAAAAAGACCGAATCGCCGCCCTCTTCGAAGGCCCGAAAAAGGGATCAAAAGCGGCTCAAACAGCTATTTCATCCGAGGAAGGATGGATTTTTGGCGTATAA
- a CDS encoding ParA family protein, whose product MRIVSVMNMKGGVGKSTSVCMLAEALASQASMRVLVVDLDPQSNASMILCGLDKWSELRESERTLDAYFAQFVHGTEPRRFHEFIAPRISDLQGEPVVDLVVATPEFRYVERDALDKFIRQGFTITAVQERLTRLMASAVESVASNYDVVLFDCPPGISLFAEAAITMSEYVVIPTIPDYVSRLGIFAFRRRAVRSMEKRRFTEDNILTLITKYDPNIVLHESEVLSLRSDFKTFDIVVPQNENIARAGEWSETPRSFDQKYGDAAGIVRDLAAEFQEKVGLL is encoded by the coding sequence ATGCGTATTGTGTCTGTGATGAACATGAAGGGTGGCGTTGGGAAATCCACGAGCGTCTGCATGTTGGCTGAAGCGTTAGCATCTCAAGCTTCAATGCGCGTATTGGTCGTTGATTTAGATCCACAATCTAATGCATCCATGATTTTGTGTGGTTTGGATAAATGGTCTGAGCTGCGGGAGTCTGAGCGCACACTCGATGCATATTTTGCGCAGTTTGTGCATGGCACTGAGCCACGCAGATTTCATGAATTTATCGCGCCGCGAATTAGTGACTTACAAGGGGAGCCTGTCGTCGACCTAGTCGTTGCGACACCCGAATTTCGGTATGTTGAGCGTGACGCTTTGGATAAATTTATTCGTCAAGGTTTCACAATTACTGCCGTTCAGGAGCGCTTGACGCGTTTAATGGCTTCAGCTGTAGAAAGTGTTGCATCAAATTACGATGTTGTGCTGTTTGATTGTCCACCAGGAATATCGTTATTTGCTGAAGCGGCTATCACAATGTCTGAGTATGTGGTGATCCCGACAATCCCTGACTATGTTTCTCGATTAGGTATTTTTGCTTTTCGTCGCCGCGCAGTGCGATCTATGGAAAAACGACGTTTCACAGAAGACAATATTCTGACTCTGATTACTAAATATGATCCCAATATCGTTCTTCATGAGAGTGAAGTGCTGTCATTACGGTCGGACTTTAAGACTTTTGATATAGTCGTTCCTCAAAACGAAAATATTGCACGTGCTGGTGAGTGGTCAGAAACGCCTCGAAGTTTTGATCAAAAATATGGAGATGCTGCAGGCATTGTTAGAGACCTTGCAGCTGAGTTTCAGGAAAAGGTTGGACTTTTATGA
- a CDS encoding HU family DNA-binding protein, whose translation MMNKSELTKQVAEAASMTQSEAGRAVDAVLDTISSELKKGEQVALAGFGTFLAKTREERQGRNPATGKPMTIPKKTSASFKPASVLKDL comes from the coding sequence ATAATGAACAAGTCCGAACTTACGAAGCAAGTTGCAGAAGCTGCTAGCATGACTCAATCTGAAGCAGGCCGCGCTGTTGATGCTGTCTTGGACACTATTTCCAGCGAACTTAAAAAGGGTGAGCAAGTTGCACTTGCTGGTTTTGGTACTTTCTTGGCCAAAACACGTGAAGAGCGTCAAGGCCGCAACCCTGCCACAGGCAAGCCAATGACAATCCCGAAGAAAACTTCGGCGTCATTTAAACCTGCCTCAGTTCTAAAAGACCTTTAG
- a CDS encoding class II 3-deoxy-7-phosphoheptulonate synthase translates to MTKWAPDSWRAKPAKHIPEDYPNSAALADVEATLSQYPPLVFAGEVRRLKARLGDVAAGRAFLLQGGDCAESFKEFNSNNIRDTFRVILQMAVTLTFAASKPVVKVGRIAGQFAKPRSSPVEVKDGVTLPSYRGDIINGMEFTPESRTPDPQRLIRAYNQSAATMNLVRAFSRGGYADLHNLNKWMLSFVDRSPQGERFQKIATQINEAVDFMEAIGLTPDNTPIMSETEFYTSHEALLLGYEQAMTREDSTIPNQTVDTSAHMLWIGDRTRQLDGAHVEFCRGVINPIGMKCGPTLDPDELIRLIDTLNPEDEPGKMVLIARFGADKVEDGLSKLVRRVEQEGRSVIWSCDPMHGNTLTSESGYKTRPVDRILSEVAQFIDVVSTEGAYPGGVHFEMTGQNVTECLGGAQDITDADLSSRYHTHCDPRLNGEQALELAFLVAEKLRSKKSSVALAAQ, encoded by the coding sequence ATGACAAAATGGGCACCAGATTCATGGCGGGCAAAACCTGCTAAACACATTCCAGAAGATTACCCAAATTCAGCTGCCCTAGCTGACGTTGAGGCAACACTATCTCAATACCCACCATTGGTGTTTGCAGGAGAAGTGCGTCGATTGAAAGCGCGTTTGGGTGATGTTGCTGCCGGAAGAGCATTTTTGCTTCAGGGCGGTGATTGTGCTGAAAGTTTTAAAGAATTTAACTCGAACAACATCCGCGATACGTTCCGTGTGATTTTGCAGATGGCTGTAACGCTAACATTTGCTGCATCAAAACCTGTTGTGAAAGTGGGCCGTATTGCAGGACAGTTTGCTAAGCCACGTTCGAGCCCTGTTGAGGTAAAAGACGGTGTAACTCTTCCTTCCTATCGTGGTGACATTATCAATGGAATGGAATTTACGCCTGAAAGTCGTACACCTGATCCTCAGCGTTTGATCCGCGCGTATAACCAGTCGGCTGCCACGATGAATCTCGTGCGGGCTTTTTCTCGCGGCGGTTATGCTGACCTACACAATTTGAATAAGTGGATGCTTAGCTTTGTTGATCGGTCACCCCAAGGCGAGCGATTTCAAAAAATAGCGACACAGATCAATGAAGCTGTTGATTTTATGGAAGCTATTGGGCTGACACCTGACAACACACCGATTATGAGTGAAACTGAGTTTTATACATCTCATGAGGCGTTGCTGCTGGGGTATGAGCAGGCGATGACACGTGAAGATTCAACAATTCCGAATCAGACCGTGGATACATCAGCTCACATGCTTTGGATTGGTGATCGTACTCGTCAGCTTGATGGAGCGCATGTCGAATTTTGTCGTGGTGTTATTAATCCGATTGGCATGAAGTGTGGTCCAACTTTGGATCCAGACGAGCTGATTCGCTTAATAGACACGCTCAACCCAGAAGATGAGCCAGGGAAAATGGTTCTGATTGCGCGATTTGGTGCCGATAAAGTTGAAGATGGACTTTCCAAATTAGTCCGACGTGTCGAGCAAGAAGGGCGTTCTGTTATCTGGTCTTGTGATCCGATGCATGGAAACACACTCACATCTGAATCTGGGTATAAGACACGACCTGTAGACCGTATCTTGTCGGAAGTTGCTCAGTTTATTGACGTTGTGTCGACTGAGGGTGCGTACCCGGGTGGTGTTCACTTTGAGATGACTGGTCAAAATGTAACTGAATGTCTAGGTGGAGCTCAAGATATAACGGATGCAGATCTATCATCACGATATCACACGCATTGTGATCCGCGATTGAACGGTGAGCAGGCTCTGGAATTAGCTTTCTTAGTTGCAGAGAAACTTCGGTCAAAAAAATCAAGTGTGGCGCTAGCGGCGCAGTAG